DNA sequence from the Caulobacter segnis genome:
ACCCGATGATCACGGCCATGGTGGCGCGGATCACCGAGGCGGCGCGGCGGCACGGCATTCCCTTGATCGCCCATGTGGGCTCGGGCGGCGACCCCGATGTGGCGCGGCTGGGCGAGGCGGGGGTCACCGGCTTCCTGGTCTCGTCCGACCAGGGCCTGCTGCGTCAGGGCGCGCTCGCCGCGCGCAAGGCTTTTGACGGTCAGGCCTAGTTCACGACATGGACATGCTTTTCGACACCCACGCCCACCTGATCGCCGATGATTGGGAGCGCTACAAGGCCCGGCCGTTCACGCCCGATCTGCCCGTTCCCGACCGTCCGGCCTACAGCGTCACGGTCGACGCCCTGATCGGCATGATGGACGAACACCGGGTGGAGCGCGCCTGCCTGGTCCAGCGCGGCCATGTCTACGGCTATGACAACAGCTACATCCTCGACGCCGCGCACGAGCATCCCGGGCGGCTGCACCCCGTGGTGATTCTCGACACCCAGGATCCGGCGACCCCGGCGCTCTACCGGGAGATGGTGCGTGACCATCACTGCCGGGGCTTCCGCATGGCCAACGCCCGGCCCTGGCTGTTGGACACCGCCTGGATGAGCTCGCCGGCCGCGATGGAGGTCTGGAAGGCGTGCGCCGATCTCGGCACGCCGATGACCATGATCATGTTCATGAACCAGCTGCCGTACCTGCTGCCGCTGGTAAAGATCATCGCCAAGCAGTTCCCCGACCTGCCGATCCTGCTGGACCACGGCGCCATGCCCTTCGGCATGACCCAATACGAGGTCAAGCTGGCGCAGGAGGCGGGGGAGGCGGTGGTCATGCCGCCGGCGCCGGACTTCGGCATAGACCGCACGATCCGGATCTTCGAGGACGTCCCGAACGTCTATTTCAAGATCACCGAGATCAATTTCGAGCGCTGCGTGGCCGCGGATGTGCGGGCCGCGCGCATCGTGCGGCGCATGGTCGACAGCTTCGGCCCCGAGCGGCTGATGTGGGGCTCCGACATCGGGCAGAGCATGCTTTGGAGCTACGTCGAGAAGACGCGGATGGCCCGCGAGGCGGCTGACTTCCTGAGCCCGGAGGAGCGGCGCGGCTTCCTGCACGACAACGCCGCGCGCGTTTATCGCCTGTAGGCCGGTTCATGCGACGCCGCGCCGACGAGGCGCGGCGTCTTGCTAGCGCGCCGCGGACCGAAGGCCCTGGACCAGGGATTGGGCGGCGATCGCGGCCTGGGTGCGGTTATGGACGTTGAGTTTGCGCATCAGCGCGGTCATGTGCGCCTTGACCGTGGCCTCGGCGATGCCGAGATCGAAGGCGATCTGCTTGTTGAGCAGACCCAGATTGACGCCCTCGAGCACCTTCATCTGGGTTGGCGTGAGTCCGCCAAGCGCGGCCTGCAGATCCTGGTCGGTAACGCGGACTTCCGTCGTGGTCATGCCTGATCCCCTGTCTCATCCCTGCGCATCCGTCGTGGCGGAGCGGCGCCCGTCTGTTTGTCGCCGATCTTGAGTCGGGCGATCCGGGTCGCGTGCAAGGATGGTAGCGCTATCTGTCGGACAGATTCAAGATATTTTAGAAATGTGAGCGCGAACATTGTAACGATAGCGTTGCAATCGCCAAATCTGTCATACAGGTTTGGCGTGTTGGGGCGTCTTGGATCAGGTCGTCGCGGCCGCCTGGCCGTCGGCCGGGGCGCGGGTGCTTTCAGTCAGCCGCGAATGGCCCGAAGGTGGCGTCAGCCGAACGGGAGATCGATCGATGAGCGAAGGCCGACTGGCGGACCGGGCCTATACGGGCATCGTCGAGATGATCAACAAAGACGGGCTGGAAGTCGGCGATCGTTTGCCGTCCGAGTCGCGCCTGGCGGAGATCTTCGGCATGTCGCGCACCGTGGTGCGCGAGGCGCTGGTTCGCCTGGCCGCCGACAGCATCACCGAGGCCCGGCGCGGGGCCGGTTCGTACGTGAAGAACCGTCCGTCCGACAAGCTGGGCGCCTACATGCCGTTGTCCGAGCTGCCGTCGACCATGGGCAGCTACGAAGTGCGGTTCGTGCTGGAGGCCGAGGCCGCGCGCCTGGCCGCGATGCGACGGTCGACCGAGGAGATGACCAGCATCGAGGAGGCGCTTTCGCGATTGCGCGCGGCGCTGCTGTCCAGCGCGCCCGCCCACGCCGAGGACATGGAGCTGCATCGCCAGATCGTGCTGGCCACGGCCAACCCCGCCTTCCTCGTCGCGTTCGAGGCGCTGGAGGCGGATGTCGACAAGATCATGCGCGCGGGGGTCGACATTTCGCGGTCTCGTCCGCCGGAAGCGATCGAGGCGATGATGCGCGAGCACGAGATGATCGTGGAAGCGATCCGGGCGCAGGACGGCGACGGCGCAGCGCTGGCCATGCGCTGGCACCTGTCATGCGGACGAAAGCGGCTGATGCCCTAGGTCTGCGGCGGTTCTGGGCGTCTGGAGCCAGGCGTGGGCGATGTCGCACAGGCGTTCTGGCGGCTCGGCGGCGTCGAGCGTGAAGACCGTCTCATCGGCGCCCGGACGCTCCAGGGTGGCCAGTTGGCTGTCCAGCAGGCTGGCGGGCATAT
Encoded proteins:
- a CDS encoding amidohydrolase family protein, which produces MLFDTHAHLIADDWERYKARPFTPDLPVPDRPAYSVTVDALIGMMDEHRVERACLVQRGHVYGYDNSYILDAAHEHPGRLHPVVILDTQDPATPALYREMVRDHHCRGFRMANARPWLLDTAWMSSPAAMEVWKACADLGTPMTMIMFMNQLPYLLPLVKIIAKQFPDLPILLDHGAMPFGMTQYEVKLAQEAGEAVVMPPAPDFGIDRTIRIFEDVPNVYFKITEINFERCVAADVRAARIVRRMVDSFGPERLMWGSDIGQSMLWSYVEKTRMAREAADFLSPEERRGFLHDNAARVYRL
- a CDS encoding helix-turn-helix domain-containing protein, giving the protein MTTTEVRVTDQDLQAALGGLTPTQMKVLEGVNLGLLNKQIAFDLGIAEATVKAHMTALMRKLNVHNRTQAAIAAQSLVQGLRSAAR
- a CDS encoding FadR/GntR family transcriptional regulator, with translation MSEGRLADRAYTGIVEMINKDGLEVGDRLPSESRLAEIFGMSRTVVREALVRLAADSITEARRGAGSYVKNRPSDKLGAYMPLSELPSTMGSYEVRFVLEAEAARLAAMRRSTEEMTSIEEALSRLRAALLSSAPAHAEDMELHRQIVLATANPAFLVAFEALEADVDKIMRAGVDISRSRPPEAIEAMMREHEMIVEAIRAQDGDGAALAMRWHLSCGRKRLMP